CAAATAAAATTTACCGCCTTGTTCTATAAAATTTTTTACATAAATTTCTAATGGATCGTAATCTTTATATGTTATTCTTTCAAACATGCCCTTGACAGCTGTAAAAACTCCTCCGCTTTGAAGCCACATAGTTACTTCATAGTCCATTGCAAAAGCAGCGTTTGCCATAATAAAAGCACCTATGACTTTTTCTGGATTATCTGGACCTGACGTAAGGGCAATAAACGCCTTCTTTGCCATCCTTTTCCTCCACTTTTATGGACTCTATAAATAAGCTTTCGCTAAAATTTCTGACAGATCCAAAAAACTATCCTTTAAAGGAGTGCTTTCTTTTAGGTTTAATAAACAAATTGGACACATTGTAGTTACTACGTTTGAACAGGTTAATAAATCGTTTGCTCTTTTTGAGGCAATTTCTTTTGCCTTTTTTGGGAAAAGCGATTCAATTGGGCCACCACAACAGTGAGTGAGCTTTCTTGAAAGTTCTGGTTCTACATAATTTATTCCTGCATTTTTTAAAAGAGCTCTTGGTTCTTCGATTACTTCTTCATATCTTGCCAGGACACAGGAATCGTGGATGGCTACAATCATGTCCAGTTTGTTTTGAGGTTTGATCTTTTTTTCATACAATACTTCGATGTAATTTTTCACCTCATAATCAAATTCTGGCAAGATTTTTTTATAAACCTTTCTAAGCATATGTGTGGTGTGAGG
Above is a genomic segment from Thermodesulfobium narugense DSM 14796 containing:
- a CDS encoding DsrE family protein gives rise to the protein MAKKAFIALTSGPDNPEKVIGAFIMANAAFAMDYEVTMWLQSGGVFTAVKGMFERITYKDYDPLEIYVKNFIEQGGKFYLCVCASKARNITEKDLVSNAQIVGAGRAMLDISESDLVMFY